The following are encoded together in the Coffea arabica cultivar ET-39 chromosome 1c, Coffea Arabica ET-39 HiFi, whole genome shotgun sequence genome:
- the LOC140004286 gene encoding thiamine-repressible mitochondrial transport protein THI74-like gives MKKQIWRWLLGLLYIFAVATIWIAASFVVQSVVDGGVSPFLVTYICNSLFLVYIPLVEIGRILEDKYGSILFWWKKKEISSLEHLADSEEVILLENNEPGIQADTSALDVVPEEHTVKNHRRGVIVQDANIGLDAKGRWTRTRVAKVSLLVCPFWFLAQLTFNLSLKYTTVTSNTILSSASSLFTFLVALVFLGEMFTWVKLFSVLLCMGGTIIVSMGDSEAGSSSVAPNPALGDILSLLSAALYAVYITLIRKKLPDEEDGKSGQASMAQFLGFLGLFNLLIFLPVALVLNFTNLEPFNILTWKQLGLIIGKGLLDNVLSDYLWAKAVLLTSTTVATAGLTIQVPLAAVVDSITGNTPHLLDYIGAAAVMVGFAGINIPPNSCSGSEQGSLELEKGSLSSAGQDHQSSR, from the exons ATGAAAAAGCAAATTTGGAGATGGCTTTTGGgcttattatatatatttgcaGTTGCAACTATCTGGATTGCTGCTAGCTTTGTGGTTCAATCAGTTGTGGATGGTGGTGTTTCGCCATTTTTAGTGACATACATTTGTAATTCATTGTTTTTGGTATATATTCCCTTGGTTGAAATTGGCCGGATTTTGGAGGATAAGTATGGTAGCATTCTATTCTggtggaaaaagaaagaaattagtAGTTTGGAACATTTAGCAGACTCAGAGGAGGTGATTCTTCTTGAAAACAATGAGCCTGGCATTCAAGCCGATACTTCAGCATTGGATGTGGTTCCTGAAGAACACACTGTCAAAAACCATAGAAGAGGAGTCATTGTTCAAGATGCTAATATTGGATTAGATGCAAAGGGGCGTTGGACACGCACTAGAGTAGCAAAAGTTAGCTTGTTAGTATGCCCGTTTTGGTTTCTTGCACAACTCACATTCAATCTTTCACTGAAGTATACAACCGTAACG TCAAATACCATTTTAAGTAGTGCCTCCAGCTTGTTCACCTTTTTGGTTGCTCTTGTGTTTTTGGGAGAGATGTTCACATGGGTGAAGCTATTTAGTGTTCTTCTGTGCATGGGGGGCACCATAATTGTCAGCATGGGTGACTCAGAAGCAGGATCCAGCTCTGTTGCTCCAAACCCTGCTCTTGGAGATATTCTCTCTCTTCTATCTGCAGCCCTCTATGCTGTCTATATTACCCTTATTCGTAAAAAGCTACCAGATGAAGAAGATGGAAAAAGTGGCCAGGCCAGTATGGCACAGTTTCTTGGATTTTTAGGTTTGTTCAACCTCCTCATATTCCTGCCAGTTGCCCTAGTACTCAACTTTACCAATCTGGAGCCTTTTAACATTCTTACGTGGAAGCAACTAGGTCTAATCATTGGTAAAG GTTTGCTGGATAATGTCTTGAGTGATTATTTGTGGGCAAAAGCAGTTCTTCTCACTAGTACAACGGTAGCAACAGCTGGACTTACCATACAAGTTCCATTGGCTGCAGTTGTGGATTCAATAACCGGAAACACACCCCACCTCTTAGATTACATTGGCGCAGCTGCTGTTATGGTTGGTTTTGCAGGCATTAACATCCCTCCAAATAGCTGCTCGGGATCAGAACAAGGATCTTTGGAACTCGAGAAGGGAAGTCTCAGTTCAGCTGGGCAGGATCACCAATCATCAAGATGA
- the LOC140037374 gene encoding pentatricopeptide repeat-containing protein At3g22690-like yields MNRHAGLIKLGLDSNPIHASKLIAEYARFPSPSSLSHAHRVFDQVPFYLQDTPLWASLISLYSRSHQPHNALHLFFHMLRPPQAASNALPNTYVFASVARAIASAPEQLSLGQTLHAHVIKSGFLPQDVVVETALVDMYAKCGVVTCAYKLFDEMPRRNLVTWNAMISGYIQNGMDLMLGEQMHGFAIVSGFELNCLNAIATMYFHCGEVGSAEKVLDGIGGDFFVTLIKIRGYVSNAKYRDALNCISSANNGIMILRQDHKVIVPLLTACARLCLLRVGKQLHGLISTLVESCFQFNLSYEDGAIIGCALIDMYSKCGDVCEARKVFDHLLPQNVSHGNSMMSGYIYNELIGDARALLEILPEKNVVSWTTMMTGYVQSGKPKECLSLLAEMYCSKEGLIGNCLTFVVSLEACSYLTDLENGKQIHAKVVRTLVSAATNNVVIGTALIDMYSKSGNLNYAQTVFDLMVEKNVVAWTSIIMGHAVHGNGFDALKLFHQMIGMGVEPNEVTFVAVLTACSHCGLVDNGLQYFKMMKKYGLVPREDHQTCVIDMLGRFGRLDEAFYLLEEIEDTDSNCESSYGTAWAALLGASQLHGNIKLGERIAKRMVNRNQTSTAHVTLSNAYAAAGLWDEAYGVRESWRREGDVNGEPGFSSISTHLQNS; encoded by the exons ATGAACAGACATGCTGGGCTAATCAAACTTGGCCTTGACAGCAATCCTATACACGCCTCCAAACTCATTGCCGAGTACGCACGTTTCCCATCGCCCAGCTCACTGAGTCATGCACACCGAGTCTTCGATCAAGTGCCTTTCTACCTCCAAGACACCCCTCTATGGGCCTCTCTCATCTCCCTCTATTCCCGCTCCCACCAACCCCACAATGCCCTCCATCTCTTCTTCCATATGCTGCGCCCGCCCCAGGCCGCCTCCAATGCCCTGCCCAATACTTACGTCTTTGCTTCCGTTGCTCGGGCCATCGCTTCAGCCCCGGAGCAGCTTTCTCTAGGTCAAACCCTTCATGCCCACGTCATCAAGTCTGGGTTTCTACCGCAGGACGTCGTTGTTGAGACAGCTTTGGTGGATATGTATGCAAAATGCGGGGTTGTAACATGTGCGTACAagctgtttgatgaaatgcctcGCAGAAACTTGGTGACTTGGAATGCGATGATTTCTGGATATATTCAAAACGGAATG GACTTGATGTTGGGAGAGCAAATGCATGGGTTTGCAATTGTTAGTGGGTTCGAGTTGAATTGTTTGAATGCGATAGCTACCATGTACTTTCATTGTGGTGAAGTTGGTTCGGCTGAGAAAGTTTTGGATGGAATAGGTGGGGATTTTTTTGTAACGCTGATAAAGATTAGAGGGTATGTTTCTAATGCCAAGTATCGTGATGCTTTAAATTGTATATCTTCTGCCAACAACGGCATTATGATTTTGCGTCAGGACCATAAAGTGATTGTTCCTCTTTTAACTGCGTGTGCAAGGCTTTGTTTGCTCAGAGTGGGAAAGCAGCTTCATGGACTTATCAGTACTTTGGTCGAGTCATGTTTCCAGTTTAACTTGTCATATGAAGATGGAGCAATCATTGGATGTGCTTTGATTGATATGTATAGCAAGTGTGGGGATGTTTGTGAAGCTCGGAAAGTTTTTGATCACTTGCTGCCTCAAAATGTTTCCCATGGAAATTCAATGATGTCtggttatatatataatgaatTAATTGGGGATGCTAGGGCTTTGTTGGAGATTTTGCCGGAAAAAAACGTTGTTTCTTGGACCACCATGATGACAGGGTATGTGCAGAGCGGTAAGCCAAAAGAATGTTTAAGTTTACTGGCAGAGATGTATTGTAGCAAAGAAGGGTTGATAGGTAACTGCTTGACTTTTGTGGTTAGTCTTGAGGCATGTAGTTATTTAACAGATCTGGAAAATGGAAAGCAGATTCATGCGAAAGTTGTTCGGACATTAGTGAGTGCGGCCACTAATAATGTAGTCATTGGAACAGCTTTGATAGATATGTATTCCAAGTCCGGAAATTTGAATTATGCGCAGACAGTTTTTGATTTGATGGTGGAGAAAAATGTTGTGGCATGGACATCTATCATCATGGGCCATGCAGTTCACGGTAACGGATTTGATGCCCTAAAACTTTTTCACCAGATGATTGGAATGGGCGTTGAACCAAATGAAGTAACATTTGTTGCTGTGTTAACGGCTTGTAGTCATTGTGGTTTGGTGGACAATGGATTGCAGTACttcaagatgatgaagaagtaTGGTTTAGTTCCAAGGGAAGACCATCAAACGTGTGTGATTGATATGTTGGGACGCTTTGGCAGGCTCGATGAAGCATTTTATCTGCTTGAGGAAATTGAAGATACAGATTCCAATTGCGAGTCCTCTTATGGTACTGCATGGGCTGCATTACTTGGGGCTAGTCAGTTACATGGGAACATAAAACTAGGGGAAAGGATAGCTAAAAGAATGGTGAACAGAAACCAAACTTCTACAGCCCACGTTACTCTTTCTAATGCTTATGCAGCAGCTGGATTGTGGGATGAAGCATATGGGGTGAGAGAGAGCTGGAGAAGAGAAGGGGACGTTAATGGTGAGCCTGGTTTTAGTAGCATCAGCACGCACCTTCAGAACTCGTGA
- the LOC140006718 gene encoding probable serine/threonine-protein kinase PBL26 yields MLEFCWADNPRKFPGEATNHKADHKDGANNIAAQTFTFRELATATKNFRQECLLGEGGFGRVYKGRLEKTGQEIAVKQLDRNGLQGNREFLVEVLMLSLLHHQNLVSLIGYCADGEQRLLVYEYMPLGSLEDHLLEVRPGQPPLDWFTRMKIALHAAKGLEYLHDKANPPVIYRDLKSSNILLGREFNAKLSDFGLAKLGPVGDKSHVSSRVMGTYGYCAPEYQRTGQLTVKSDVYSFGVVFLELITGRRAIDTTRSPQEQNLVSWAEPMFREPSRFSELVDPLLQGNVPRKSLNQAVAVAAMCLNEDASVRPFISDVVTALSYLWVGPDSPGLTANPPPVTSTDTVENNREVDDISANERQKAVAEAIEWGSNSRTQNIRSVSNGSSV; encoded by the exons ATGCTCGAATTTTGTTGGGCAGATAATCCAAGGAAATTTCCTGGTGAAGCCACAAACCACAAGGCTGACCACAAAGACGGAGCCAATAACATTGCCGCCCAGACATTCACTTTCAGAGAGCTTGCAACGGCGACGAAGAATTTCCGACAGGAATGTTTATTGGGCGAAGGTGGGTTTGGACGAGTCTACAAGGGTCGGCTGGAAAAAACTGGCCAG GAAATAGCTGTGAAGCAACTAGACCGAAATGGATTACAAGGAAACAGAGAATTTCTTGTAGAGGTTCTGATGCTGAGCCTTCTTCACCATCAAAATCTGGTTAGTCTAATCGGTTACTGTGCTGATGGAGAGCAGAGACTTCTGGTGTACGAGTATATGCCACTGGGATCTCTTGAGGACCACCTACTAG AGGTTCGACCGGGACAACCTCCGCTGGATTGGTTTACAAGGATGAAGATAGCATTACATGCGGCCAAAGGTCTAGAGTATTTGCACGACAAGGCAAATCCCCCAGTAATTTACCGCGACCTAAAGTCGTCTAACATCTTGTTGGGCAGGGAGTTCAATGCAAAACTCTCTGACTTTGGATTAGCAAAGCTAGGACCTGTCGGAGATAAATCACATGTGTCTTCCAGGGTAATGGGGACATATGGTTATTGCGCTCCCGAGTACCAAAGAACTGGTCAGCTAACTGTCAAGTCAGATGTATATAGCTTTGGTGTTGTTTTCTTGGAGTTAATTACAGGACGAAGAGCCATTGACACCACAAGGAGTCCCCAGGAGCAGAACCTGGTTTCCTGG GCGGAACCCATGTTCAGGGAACCAAGTAGATTCTCAGAGCTGGTTGATCCACTTCTCCAAGGAAATGTCCCAAGAAAGAGTTTAAACCAAGCAGTGGCGGTTGCTGCAATGTGTCTAAACGAAGATGCCTCGGTTCGACCATTTATCAGTGATGTGGTCACCGCTCTCAGTTATCTCTGGGTAGGACCAGATTCTCCAGGATTGACTGCAAATCCTCCCCCTGTCACGTCGACAGATACAGTGGAAAACAATCGCGAAGTCGATGATATTTCAGCAAATGAACGTCAGAAAGCAGTTGCAGAAGCCATTGAATGGGGTTCCAACTCCAGGACTCAAAACATCCGATCAGTCTCCAATGGTTCTTCAGTGTGA
- the LOC140037378 gene encoding basic blue protein-like, whose product MYVQGRSSARQATAFAVLMILLSLFSRLRATQATTYAVGDSSGWNFNMGNWTEGKRFNAGDILTFNYDSSLHNVVMVDAKGYENCSASSKAKIYNSGNDKIKLSRGRYYFICTFPGHCDGGLKIQLSAY is encoded by the exons ATGTATGTCCAGGGAAGAAGCAGTGCAAGGCAAGCTACTGCTTTTGCGGTTCTGATGATTCTGCTTTCTCTGTTTTCCCGCCTCCGGGCCACTCAAGCAACCACCTACGCCGTTGGGGATTCTTCAGGCTGGAATTTCAACATGGGGAATTGGACAGAAGGGAAGAGATTCAATGCCGGCGACATACTAA CTTTCAACTATGATTCTTCTCTACACAATGTTGTGATGGTTGATGCGAAGGGATACGAAAATTGCTCTGCTTCATCCAAAGCCAAAATTTACAACAGTGGAAATGATAAGATAAAGCTATCAAGGGGAAGGTACTATTTCATTTGTACCTTTCCAGGCCACTGTGATGGAGGCTTGAAGATTCAACTTTCTGCTTACTAG